One stretch of Haladaptatus sp. R4 DNA includes these proteins:
- a CDS encoding KEOPS complex subunit Pcc1, which yields MSHDAFLEFDYDSEERAVTVFRSVEQEIGEIDDERSRTTVERDGKTMLVTVEAADLVALRAALNTWQTLIGVAETVAGTAD from the coding sequence GTGTCTCACGACGCGTTTCTCGAATTCGATTACGACTCCGAGGAGCGTGCCGTCACGGTGTTCCGAAGCGTCGAGCAGGAGATCGGCGAGATCGACGACGAGCGCTCGCGGACGACCGTCGAACGGGACGGGAAGACGATGCTGGTTACCGTCGAAGCGGCGGACCTCGTCGCCCTCCGCGCGGCCCTGAACACGTGGCAGACGCTGATCGGGGTCGCCGAAACGGTCGCCGGAACCGCCGACTGA
- a CDS encoding DNA-directed RNA polymerase subunit P produces MSYKCSRCKRDVELDEYGGVRCPYCGHRVLLKERSRDVKEVHVR; encoded by the coding sequence ATGAGCTACAAGTGTTCGCGCTGCAAGCGGGATGTCGAACTGGACGAGTACGGCGGCGTCCGCTGTCCGTACTGTGGCCACCGCGTTCTGCTGAAGGAACGGAGCCGCGACGTCAAGGAAGTTCACGTCCGGTAA
- a CDS encoding 50S ribosomal protein L37ae, translating into MAEDSKSRTGSAGRFGARYGRVARKRISEIEADMNENHTCPDCGSDTVDRQGTGIWECGRCGYTFAGGTYRPQTPAGQTVKRSIRAALADDE; encoded by the coding sequence ATGGCCGAAGACTCTAAATCACGAACCGGCAGTGCCGGTCGGTTCGGAGCGCGATACGGTCGCGTCGCGCGCAAGCGCATCTCCGAAATCGAAGCGGACATGAACGAGAACCACACCTGCCCGGACTGCGGAAGCGACACCGTGGACCGACAGGGAACGGGCATCTGGGAGTGCGGTCGGTGCGGCTACACGTTCGCCGGTGGTACCTACCGCCCGCAGACGCCCGCCGGACAGACCGTCAAGCGCTCCATCCGCGCCGCATTGGCTGACGACGAATAA
- the truD gene encoding tRNA pseudouridine(13) synthase TruD: MREAHPIERVVGMEYYVSDADGVGGTLRETNEDFRVREIERFDAEPMDSDTGSYPYLVVRATLHGWDTNDFARSLSSALGISRERVSWAGTKDKRAVTTQLFSLRKVDPEDLPEMRAVELEPVGRAGRELLFGDLVGNEFEITVSDPDRPENADDIADQLCEFAGGEDSLAVPNFFGQQRFGSLRPITHEVGLHVVHEEWEDAVMAYVGNPFETEPDDTREARQRVEDRAPDWDAVLDALPNRLGFERSMAHRLVENGGTDPEDFRDALESLPTNLQRLLVNAAQSYVFNRILSERLRRGLPFDKPVAGDVVCFAEEIDGFTVPDMDRQQTVSEKRVRTIERHCRRGRAFVTAPLVGTETELAEGEQGDIEREILDDLDLEPHDFNLPGEFHSTGTRRAILLGSEFSLTHDPLSFEFSLPSGSYATVFLREFLKANPLEMG; encoded by the coding sequence ATGCGCGAGGCACATCCCATCGAGAGAGTGGTCGGCATGGAGTATTACGTCAGCGACGCGGACGGCGTGGGGGGAACGCTCCGCGAGACGAACGAGGATTTCCGGGTGCGGGAAATCGAGCGGTTCGACGCGGAGCCGATGGACTCCGATACGGGGTCGTACCCGTATCTCGTCGTCCGTGCGACCCTGCACGGGTGGGATACGAACGATTTTGCCCGGAGTCTGTCCAGCGCGCTCGGTATCAGCCGGGAGCGCGTGTCGTGGGCCGGGACGAAGGACAAGCGCGCGGTGACGACCCAACTGTTCAGCCTCCGGAAAGTCGATCCGGAGGACCTCCCGGAGATGCGAGCCGTCGAACTGGAACCCGTCGGGCGAGCGGGCCGTGAACTCCTGTTCGGCGACCTCGTGGGCAACGAGTTCGAGATCACGGTTTCGGACCCCGACCGCCCCGAAAACGCGGACGACATCGCCGACCAACTGTGCGAGTTCGCCGGAGGCGAGGATTCCCTCGCCGTTCCCAACTTCTTCGGACAGCAGCGATTCGGAAGCCTGCGGCCCATCACGCACGAGGTCGGCCTCCACGTCGTCCACGAGGAGTGGGAGGACGCGGTGATGGCCTACGTCGGCAACCCGTTCGAGACGGAACCCGACGACACGCGCGAGGCCCGTCAGCGCGTCGAAGACCGCGCACCCGATTGGGACGCCGTCCTCGACGCCCTGCCGAACCGACTTGGGTTCGAGCGCTCGATGGCTCACCGACTCGTGGAAAACGGCGGAACGGACCCCGAGGATTTCCGGGACGCGCTCGAATCGCTCCCGACGAACCTTCAGCGGTTGCTCGTCAACGCCGCCCAGTCGTACGTGTTCAACCGCATCCTGAGCGAGCGGCTTCGGCGTGGGCTTCCGTTCGACAAACCGGTCGCCGGAGACGTGGTCTGTTTCGCCGAGGAAATAGACGGCTTCACCGTTCCCGACATGGACCGCCAGCAGACCGTGAGCGAAAAGCGCGTTCGGACCATCGAACGCCACTGTCGGCGCGGGCGGGCGTTCGTCACCGCACCGCTGGTCGGCACCGAGACGGAACTCGCCGAGGGGGAGCAGGGCGACATCGAACGCGAAATCCTCGACGACCTCGACCTCGAACCGCACGATTTCAACCTGCCCGGCGAGTTCCACTCGACCGGTACCCGCCGTGCGATACTGCTCGGCTCCGAGTTCTCGCTCACTCACGACCCGCTCTCGTTCGAATTCTCGCTTCCATCCGGCTCGTACGCCACGGTCTTCTTACGCGAATTCCTGAAGGCGAACCCGTTGGAGATGGGATAA
- a CDS encoding bacterio-opsin activator domain-containing protein: protein MDKSTVRAVLDTLPDVFYVFDANGRLVEWNDRLTTVTDYDDDELRGMAPLDFIPEADAEMIAEAIDMVLSGTSAETRQSALVTKDGDHVPYEFNATRITTEDGTVAGFAGTGRNLSKRRKRERELRQQRDELETLNRINELVREVIHELVDAATREEIEEVVCSRLADSDLYRFAWVGEHDIVEDSIISRAHAGDDGAFHELVGEVEATNNVWERPATTAFRTERHVVVRDFSETPALTERLRKEGREQGLRSGIAVPLSYGETTYGVLVVYATRANAFSEREAAGFDVLGELVGFAINAAESKKLLATDRPVVELAFRVTDDEALLVDLSRRIDCTLTLDGTVPASDGRYLYYVRVEDASPERVAETATTVPKIDEARIVWVHDHEGLLVLTVSSSLVESFIESSAKVQTARAHDGREDIVVEVPKGTDIRTLMSSIRSSHPDTELLAKHDLERTERSEQDFRDALSTELTTRQRSAFRAAYLAGYYDWPRESTAEQIAESMGIAPATLHQHLRKAERKLASSFFDESPD from the coding sequence ATGGATAAATCGACCGTCCGTGCCGTTCTCGACACGCTCCCCGACGTTTTCTACGTTTTCGATGCAAACGGCAGGCTCGTCGAGTGGAACGACCGACTGACGACCGTCACCGACTACGACGACGACGAACTCCGGGGCATGGCTCCGTTGGATTTCATCCCGGAAGCGGACGCGGAGATGATCGCCGAGGCGATCGACATGGTGTTGTCGGGGACGAGCGCGGAGACGCGCCAGTCCGCACTCGTGACCAAGGACGGCGACCACGTCCCGTACGAGTTCAACGCGACGCGGATCACGACCGAGGATGGAACGGTCGCCGGATTCGCGGGAACGGGCAGAAACCTCTCCAAGCGACGGAAACGCGAGCGTGAACTCCGACAGCAGCGTGACGAACTGGAAACGCTGAACCGCATCAACGAACTCGTCCGCGAGGTCATCCACGAACTCGTCGACGCGGCGACGCGCGAGGAAATCGAGGAGGTGGTCTGCTCCCGGTTGGCCGATTCCGATCTCTATCGGTTCGCGTGGGTCGGCGAACACGATATCGTCGAGGACAGTATCATCTCCCGCGCACACGCTGGCGACGATGGAGCGTTCCACGAACTCGTGGGCGAGGTCGAAGCGACGAACAATGTTTGGGAACGACCCGCGACGACGGCGTTTCGGACGGAACGACACGTCGTCGTCCGTGATTTTTCCGAGACCCCTGCCCTCACCGAACGCCTTCGAAAGGAAGGGAGGGAACAGGGACTTCGGTCCGGAATCGCCGTTCCGCTTTCGTACGGGGAGACGACCTACGGGGTGTTGGTCGTCTACGCGACGCGTGCGAACGCTTTCAGCGAGCGCGAGGCCGCCGGGTTCGATGTACTGGGCGAACTCGTCGGGTTCGCCATCAACGCCGCCGAGAGCAAGAAACTCCTCGCGACCGACAGACCGGTCGTGGAACTGGCGTTTCGTGTCACGGACGATGAAGCACTGCTGGTCGATCTCTCGCGCCGAATCGACTGCACGCTTACCCTCGATGGCACCGTCCCGGCGTCCGACGGTCGCTATCTCTACTACGTTCGCGTCGAAGACGCATCGCCGGAACGGGTGGCCGAAACCGCCACGACGGTCCCGAAAATCGACGAGGCACGCATCGTCTGGGTGCACGACCACGAGGGACTGCTCGTGCTGACCGTTTCCTCGTCGCTGGTCGAGAGTTTCATCGAATCCAGCGCGAAGGTGCAGACGGCACGCGCACACGACGGGAGGGAAGATATCGTCGTGGAAGTCCCGAAGGGAACCGATATTCGGACGTTGATGTCGTCGATTCGCTCCTCGCATCCCGACACCGAACTCCTCGCGAAACACGATCTCGAACGAACCGAACGCTCCGAACAGGATTTCAGGGACGCGCTCTCGACCGAGTTGACGACGAGACAGCGCTCGGCGTTTCGAGCCGCGTATCTGGCCGGCTACTACGACTGGCCGCGCGAGAGTACGGCCGAACAAATCGCCGAGTCGATGGGTATCGCACCCGCGACGCTCCACCAACATCTCCGAAAGGCCGAACGGAAACTCGCATCGTCGTTTTTCGACGAATCTCCGGACTGA
- the pth2 gene encoding peptidyl-tRNA hydrolase Pth2 codes for MKQAIVARTDIGMGKGKLAAQVAHASLSAYEDTGDRARKRWKGEGQKKVVLKAGSEEELFRLAEKARVEGLPNAIIRDAGHTQLDPGTATALAVGPADDDLVDKVTGDLSLF; via the coding sequence ATGAAACAGGCCATCGTCGCTCGCACCGACATCGGAATGGGGAAAGGAAAACTCGCCGCGCAGGTGGCTCACGCGTCGCTGTCGGCGTACGAGGATACCGGAGACCGGGCACGAAAACGGTGGAAGGGCGAGGGTCAGAAGAAGGTCGTCCTGAAGGCGGGAAGCGAGGAGGAACTGTTCCGTCTCGCGGAGAAAGCACGGGTGGAAGGACTTCCGAACGCTATCATCCGCGACGCCGGACACACGCAACTCGACCCCGGTACCGCCACTGCCCTCGCCGTCGGCCCCGCCGACGACGACCTCGTGGACAAGGTCACCGGCGACCTTTCGCTGTTCTGA
- a CDS encoding Yip1 family protein has translation MLSDALFRPDTFFEERTPRPSLGSAFAVVLVVALLSTAIFGVIGWSLSQRMTGTTQIDNPNRPADVFCNDEFYQDNPVSDGCSQPKTKTVVVGNLLWKEFQKKVPLVFVGIIVGWPLTAVGLHVTSALFDGEGSFSNTLAVAGWGMLPSLVQALVGLGLFYIALRHADLSGSDVELLTDQLQSLIAKARGGTLLVSALGAFWQGVVWTYGLKHARRLPTGEAAAAAGIVAVLLFVMGALG, from the coding sequence ATGCTTTCGGATGCCCTCTTTCGCCCCGACACGTTCTTCGAGGAACGAACGCCGCGACCGAGTCTGGGAAGCGCGTTCGCCGTCGTCCTCGTCGTCGCGCTTCTTTCGACGGCGATCTTCGGAGTTATTGGATGGTCGCTGAGCCAACGAATGACCGGGACGACGCAGATAGACAACCCGAATCGCCCCGCCGACGTGTTCTGCAACGATGAGTTCTATCAGGACAATCCGGTGTCCGATGGCTGTTCACAACCGAAGACGAAAACCGTCGTCGTCGGCAACCTCCTCTGGAAGGAGTTCCAGAAGAAGGTCCCGCTCGTCTTCGTCGGTATCATCGTCGGATGGCCGCTAACCGCGGTCGGACTGCACGTCACCTCCGCCCTCTTCGACGGCGAGGGGTCGTTTTCCAACACGCTGGCGGTCGCTGGATGGGGAATGCTGCCGTCGCTGGTGCAGGCGCTCGTCGGTCTCGGACTGTTCTACATCGCGCTCCGGCACGCCGACCTTTCGGGAAGCGACGTCGAACTCCTGACGGACCAACTCCAGTCGCTCATCGCGAAAGCCCGTGGAGGGACGCTACTCGTCTCCGCCCTCGGAGCGTTCTGGCAAGGTGTCGTCTGGACGTACGGGTTGAAACACGCCCGACGGCTCCCGACCGGTGAAGCGGCGGCGGCCGCCGGAATCGTCGCGGTTTTGCTGTTCGTTATGGGAGCGCTCGGCTAG
- the dcd gene encoding dCTP deaminase, whose product MILSDADIHERLESGELVVEPIDEPDLQIQPASIDLRLGEEFLEFQRTNIPCIHPDSEDEVDSYVTETIVDEGDEFILHPGDFVLGTTKERVEIPSDLLAHVEGRSSLGRLAVVVHATAGVVDPGYRGQITLELSNLGTAPVALKPGTRISQLIFTELKNPSDRPYGSERGSKYQDQAGPQASRIGSDHEFGGDQL is encoded by the coding sequence ATGATACTCTCGGACGCGGACATTCACGAACGGCTCGAATCGGGGGAACTGGTCGTCGAACCGATAGACGAACCCGACCTCCAGATTCAACCGGCGAGCATCGACCTCCGACTCGGCGAGGAGTTCCTCGAATTCCAACGTACCAACATTCCCTGCATCCATCCCGACAGCGAGGACGAGGTGGACAGTTACGTCACCGAAACCATCGTGGACGAGGGCGACGAGTTCATCCTTCATCCGGGCGATTTCGTCCTCGGAACGACGAAGGAGCGCGTCGAAATCCCGTCGGACCTGCTGGCACACGTCGAGGGACGCTCGTCGCTCGGGCGACTCGCGGTCGTCGTCCACGCCACTGCTGGCGTCGTGGACCCCGGCTATCGCGGCCAGATCACGCTCGAACTGTCGAACCTCGGCACCGCGCCGGTCGCGCTCAAGCCGGGAACCCGAATCTCCCAGCTCATCTTCACGGAACTCAAGAACCCCTCGGACCGACCCTACGGGTCCGAACGCGGCTCGAAATATCAGGACCAAGCCGGACCGCAGGCGTCCCGAATCGGCAGCGACCACGAGTTCGGCGGTGACCAACTGTGA
- a CDS encoding thiamine-phosphate synthase family protein has protein sequence MRFAEEVVVEEFLPTFRSMLAEDLRERGLTQSEVADALGISQSAVSKYAHGDVAGNERVREDERVARLVDEIGEGLATESMSQLQALVEVEVLIRRLEDRDLIAQLHEEVMPELAGYGGDFNVHDPDDELRATERVLSSMRRGVHIVEGTSGFTSLIPAVGSNLCECLPNAESIDDVAGIPGRIFDVKGRATIPADPEFGVSGHVASILLAARNEGADVHAALNIRYAPEIVERLESTGRATAEFDAEYDDLGTAIETALDGTPDATVLYQTGGYGIEPIVYVLGDSAEEVAEIAREIV, from the coding sequence GTGAGGTTCGCGGAGGAAGTCGTCGTCGAGGAGTTCCTCCCGACGTTTCGGTCGATGCTCGCCGAGGACCTTCGGGAGCGCGGCCTGACCCAGAGCGAGGTCGCGGACGCCCTCGGCATCAGCCAGAGCGCGGTTTCGAAGTACGCGCACGGCGACGTGGCGGGAAACGAGCGGGTTCGAGAGGACGAACGGGTCGCCCGCCTCGTAGACGAAATCGGCGAGGGGTTGGCGACCGAGAGCATGAGCCAGTTACAGGCGCTCGTGGAGGTCGAAGTGCTCATCCGACGGCTTGAGGACCGCGACCTCATCGCACAGCTTCACGAGGAGGTGATGCCCGAACTGGCGGGGTACGGCGGCGACTTCAACGTTCACGACCCGGACGACGAACTACGGGCGACCGAACGCGTCCTCTCGTCCATGCGCCGCGGCGTGCACATCGTGGAGGGAACGAGCGGCTTCACGTCGCTCATTCCGGCGGTCGGGTCGAACCTCTGTGAATGTCTCCCCAACGCCGAGAGCATCGACGACGTGGCCGGGATTCCCGGTCGCATCTTCGACGTGAAGGGACGGGCGACGATTCCGGCCGACCCCGAGTTCGGCGTCAGCGGGCACGTCGCCTCCATCCTCCTCGCGGCCCGGAACGAGGGAGCGGACGTCCACGCCGCGCTCAACATCAGGTACGCGCCCGAAATCGTGGAACGACTCGAATCGACCGGCCGTGCGACCGCCGAGTTCGACGCCGAGTACGACGACCTCGGCACGGCAATCGAGACGGCGCTCGACGGGACGCCGGACGCGACGGTGCTCTATCAGACCGGCGGCTACGGTATCGAGCCCATCGTCTACGTTCTCGGGGACTCCGCGGAAGAAGTGGCTGAAATCGCGCGGGAAATCGTTTAA
- a CDS encoding class I SAM-dependent methyltransferase, which translates to MSRRGTTAAQQFYGRWAQLYDLLAVATPGLSELRSRVADELHLSPGDTVIEMGCGTGANFPHLRERVGPAGRVVGVDFTRGMLEQARDRIDREGWENVHVVQADAATSSPREDVDAVLATFVIGMLGDPHGTVTRWLDGIRPDGHLALLDAGRSSRTYSWPVNLAFKGLVLASTPGDISAFEKPPWYVLDERIEESRRALSAGAVDVQDSEHALGVVRITGGRVAESR; encoded by the coding sequence ATGTCACGGCGTGGAACGACTGCCGCACAACAGTTCTACGGACGGTGGGCGCAGTTATACGACCTCCTTGCAGTGGCGACGCCCGGCCTCTCCGAACTCCGAAGTCGAGTCGCCGACGAACTCCACCTCTCGCCCGGCGATACGGTGATCGAGATGGGCTGTGGGACCGGCGCGAACTTTCCCCATCTGCGGGAGCGCGTCGGCCCGGCAGGTCGCGTCGTCGGCGTCGATTTCACGCGGGGGATGCTCGAACAGGCACGGGACAGAATCGACCGCGAAGGCTGGGAGAACGTCCACGTCGTGCAGGCCGACGCGGCGACGTCCTCGCCCCGCGAGGACGTCGACGCCGTCCTCGCCACGTTCGTCATCGGGATGCTCGGCGACCCGCACGGCACCGTCACCCGCTGGCTGGACGGAATCCGTCCCGACGGCCATCTCGCGCTCCTCGACGCCGGGCGGAGTTCACGGACCTACTCGTGGCCCGTGAATCTGGCTTTCAAGGGACTCGTTCTCGCCTCCACACCCGGCGATATCAGCGCGTTCGAAAAACCGCCGTGGTACGTGCTGGACGAACGAATCGAGGAGTCGCGGCGGGCGCTGTCGGCGGGAGCAGTCGATGTTCAGGATAGCGAGCACGCGCTGGGCGTGGTGCGAATCACGGGTGGACGAGTGGCGGAGAGTCGATAG
- the map gene encoding type II methionyl aminopeptidase, with protein sequence MAYGEISDENWSNLQKSGGVLSQVFDETTSRIEPGVKHIEIAEYAETRIRELGGEPAFPVNINIDEEASHAILGADDDSTFGDADLVTLDMGVHVDGWCSDAAVTVDLSGEHGDLVAASDAALDAALDSIEAGVHTGTVGHAIERTIRESGFRPIVNLSGHGLGHYEAHTDPSLPNVGSDEGTELAEGDVLAVETFATTGRGRVTEGSEERIFRLDDDRPVRDRRARELLDTLRETRQSLPFTTRWYDIPGLDVTVKRLVNRGVLRADPVLKEKSGALVSQSEHTVVVTADGCEVTTQ encoded by the coding sequence ATGGCATACGGGGAAATATCGGACGAAAATTGGTCAAATTTGCAGAAATCTGGTGGCGTACTCTCACAGGTGTTCGACGAAACGACGAGTCGCATCGAACCGGGGGTCAAACACATAGAGATCGCGGAGTACGCTGAGACGCGAATACGTGAACTCGGCGGCGAACCGGCGTTCCCCGTCAACATCAACATCGATGAGGAAGCGTCCCACGCGATTCTAGGAGCGGACGACGACAGCACGTTTGGCGATGCGGACCTCGTCACGCTCGATATGGGCGTCCACGTCGATGGCTGGTGCTCCGATGCCGCCGTGACGGTCGACCTCTCGGGAGAACACGGCGACCTCGTCGCTGCCAGTGATGCCGCTCTCGATGCTGCGCTCGACAGCATCGAAGCAGGGGTTCACACCGGTACCGTCGGCCACGCTATAGAGCGAACGATCCGGGAGTCCGGATTTCGTCCGATAGTAAACTTGAGCGGACACGGACTCGGCCACTACGAGGCCCACACCGACCCGAGTCTCCCCAACGTCGGCAGTGACGAAGGAACCGAACTCGCCGAGGGTGACGTTTTGGCCGTCGAAACGTTCGCCACTACCGGCCGCGGCCGCGTAACGGAGGGGAGCGAGGAACGAATTTTCCGCCTCGACGACGACCGTCCGGTGCGGGACCGACGTGCCCGGGAACTGCTCGACACCCTCCGCGAAACCCGACAAAGTCTCCCGTTCACGACGAGGTGGTACGATATTCCGGGTCTCGATGTAACCGTCAAACGACTCGTGAACCGAGGGGTACTCAGGGCTGACCCGGTTCTCAAAGAGAAATCAGGCGCATTGGTTAGCCAGTCGGAGCACACCGTCGTCGTGACGGCGGACGGGTGTGAAGTAACGACACAGTGA